From Macaca fascicularis isolate 582-1 chromosome 14, T2T-MFA8v1.1, a single genomic window includes:
- the CDK2AP2 gene encoding cyclin-dependent kinase 2-associated protein 2 isoform X2 yields MSYKPIAPAPSSTPGSSTPGPGTPVPTGSVPSPSGSVPGAAAPFRPLFNDFGPPSMGYVQAMKPPGAQGSQSTYTDLLSVIEEMGKEIRPTYAGSKSAMERLKRGIIHARALVRECLAETERNART; encoded by the exons ATGTCCTACAAACCCATCGCCCCTGCCCCCAGCAGCACCCCTGGCTCCAGCACCCCTGGGCCGGGCACCCCGGTCCCTACAG GAAGCGTCCCGTCGCCGTCGGGCTCAGTGCCAGGAGCCGCCGCTCCTTTTAGACCGCTGTTTAACGACTTTGGACCGCCTTCCATGGGCTACGTGCAG GCGATGAAGCCACCCGGCGCCCAGGGCTCCCAGAGCACCTACACGGACCTGCTGTCAGTCATAGAGGAGATGGGCAAAGAGATCCGGCCCACATATGCTGGCAGCAAGAGCGCCATGGAGCGCCTGAAGAGAG gTATCATCCATGCTCGGGCCCTAGTCAGAGAGTGCCTGGCAGAGACAGAGCGGAACGCCCGCACGTAA
- the CDK2AP2 gene encoding cyclin-dependent kinase 2-associated protein 2 isoform X3: MGYVQAMKPPGAQGSQSTYTDLLSVIEEMGKEIRPTYAGSKSAMERLKRGIIHARALVRECLAETERNART, translated from the exons ATGGGCTACGTGCAG GCGATGAAGCCACCCGGCGCCCAGGGCTCCCAGAGCACCTACACGGACCTGCTGTCAGTCATAGAGGAGATGGGCAAAGAGATCCGGCCCACATATGCTGGCAGCAAGAGCGCCATGGAGCGCCTGAAGAGAG gTATCATCCATGCTCGGGCCCTAGTCAGAGAGTGCCTGGCAGAGACAGAGCGGAACGCCCGCACGTAA
- the CDK2AP2 gene encoding cyclin-dependent kinase 2-associated protein 2 isoform X1: MKHPLEGIGRTRSWAWKSWEAASLPRADLLLAPVAAGSVPSPSGSVPGAAAPFRPLFNDFGPPSMGYVQAMKPPGAQGSQSTYTDLLSVIEEMGKEIRPTYAGSKSAMERLKRGIIHARALVRECLAETERNART; the protein is encoded by the exons ATGAAGCATCCTTTGGAGGGAATCGGGCGAACCCGGTCCTGGGCTTGGAAAAGCTGGGAGGCGGCGTCCCTGCCCCGCGCTGACCTCTTACTCGCGCCTGTTGCTGCAGGAAGCGTCCCGTCGCCGTCGGGCTCAGTGCCAGGAGCCGCCGCTCCTTTTAGACCGCTGTTTAACGACTTTGGACCGCCTTCCATGGGCTACGTGCAG GCGATGAAGCCACCCGGCGCCCAGGGCTCCCAGAGCACCTACACGGACCTGCTGTCAGTCATAGAGGAGATGGGCAAAGAGATCCGGCCCACATATGCTGGCAGCAAGAGCGCCATGGAGCGCCTGAAGAGAG gTATCATCCATGCTCGGGCCCTAGTCAGAGAGTGCCTGGCAGAGACAGAGCGGAACGCCCGCACGTAA